From the genome of Planctomycetia bacterium, one region includes:
- a CDS encoding DUF1552 domain-containing protein — translation MQDFDRCHRVTRRTFLRGAGVAMALPWLDAMTPGLFARAASPKPWRMVVVYNDMGFMPQFFFPEQAGRDYALTPYLETLKDFRKDFTVFSGVSHPGVDGGHAADICFLTGAPHPGSGGFRNTISLDQYAAERIGVHTRFPHLNLIVGNELNQSLSWTSNGVRLPPEQKPSVLFKRLFLQGNPQQVEAQVRQLREGRSILDVVADRAQSLERSVNAGDRGRLDQYFTAVRELEGRMVKAEEWERRPKPTVNVAPPRDNEDRNDTLGRSRLMFDMVRLALQTDSTRLITIMVQDGGSTHNVAGGDQHHNLTHHGSRPEVVGKLRQMEEGQLKVLNELLTALRNTPEDGETLLDRTMVLSGAGMGNANAHSNSNLPVLLAGGGFKHGQHLVFDKHRNYPLANLYVSMLQRLGIEADQFATSTGTMRDLEMI, via the coding sequence ATGCAAGATTTCGACCGATGCCATCGCGTGACGCGCCGGACTTTTCTCCGCGGCGCCGGCGTGGCGATGGCGCTTCCTTGGCTGGATGCCATGACTCCCGGTTTGTTCGCGCGAGCAGCCTCGCCCAAGCCCTGGCGCATGGTCGTCGTCTACAACGACATGGGCTTCATGCCTCAATTTTTCTTTCCCGAACAAGCGGGACGGGACTACGCGCTCACGCCTTATCTAGAAACGTTGAAGGACTTTCGCAAAGACTTCACCGTCTTTTCCGGCGTTTCGCATCCGGGTGTCGATGGCGGCCACGCGGCCGACATTTGTTTTCTCACCGGGGCACCGCACCCCGGCAGCGGCGGGTTTCGCAATACGATATCGCTCGATCAATACGCCGCCGAGCGCATCGGCGTGCATACGCGCTTTCCGCATTTAAACTTAATCGTCGGCAACGAGCTCAATCAGAGCCTGTCGTGGACTTCCAACGGCGTGCGGCTTCCGCCCGAGCAAAAGCCGTCGGTGCTCTTTAAGCGATTGTTCCTGCAAGGCAATCCCCAGCAGGTCGAAGCGCAGGTTCGTCAACTCCGCGAAGGTCGGAGCATTCTCGACGTCGTCGCCGATCGGGCTCAAAGCCTAGAACGGAGCGTCAACGCCGGCGACCGCGGCCGGCTCGATCAATACTTTACCGCGGTGCGTGAACTCGAAGGCCGCATGGTGAAGGCCGAGGAATGGGAACGTCGGCCGAAACCGACCGTCAACGTCGCTCCACCTCGCGACAATGAAGACCGCAACGACACGTTGGGGCGGAGCCGGTTGATGTTCGACATGGTTCGGCTCGCGCTGCAAACGGACTCGACACGGCTGATCACGATCATGGTTCAAGACGGCGGCTCGACCCATAACGTTGCCGGCGGCGACCAGCATCACAATCTCACGCACCACGGCAGCCGTCCCGAGGTCGTCGGAAAGCTTCGCCAAATGGAAGAGGGCCAACTCAAAGTCCTGAACGAGTTGCTGACAGCGCTTCGCAACACGCCGGAAGACGGCGAAACGCTGCTGGATCGCACGATGGTTCTTTCGGGAGCGGGCATGGGAAACGCCAACGCGCACAGCAACTCGAATTTGCCTGTCTTGCTTGCGGGCGGCGGCTTCAAGCATGGTCAGCACTTGGTCTTCGACAAGCATCGCAACTACCCGCTGGCAAATCTGTACGTCAGCATGTTGCAGCGCCTGGGGATCGAAGCCGATCAGTTCGCCACAAGCACGGGCACGATGCGCGATTTGGAAATGATTTGA